The Burkholderia cepacia genomic interval GCCGTCGGCCGCACCAGCATCGCGATCCGCCCTACCAGCGCCTTGTCGCCATAGACCAGATCTCCCTCCGCTGCGCCGTGCACAAGCGACGCCGGCCGGTTGCCGTTCGTGCATCGCAGGTCGGCATCGATCTGTTCGCCATCGTCCAGCTCGACCGGCAGGCCATCCATACCGACGAAGGACAGCAGCGTGTCCTGCCCGGCCACGAACCGCGACAGCCGCGCGTCGCGCTCCGCGAGCCAGAAGAACGGCACCGGGCCACGTTCATCCCCATACTGCGGTGCGTTGTGATGGGAAAGCGAGTCATACGGCGGGACGGGCGCAACCGTCGTGCCACTGTCCGTCTGTCTCGTCAGGCGCACCGCATCGACCGCATAGACCTGCGCCTGCTCCGGCTTCAGCGTCTGCGGCACAAGCGGATAGACCGGCTGCTTCATTTCCTCGAAGAGCACCGGGGCGGCCGGACAGGGAAACAGGTTGATGACCGGGGTGCACGACAGCAGGAAGTTCGCTGCGGACAGGTCGCTCATGGCGACGGCGGGCGCGGACTCCTGATGCAGGCCGCTGATGGGCACATGCAACGTGAGCCGTCCGCATGGCCCCGCCGCGCGCAGCAGCAGTGCGAGATCGATGTCGAGAAACTCGAACTTCTGCGGGAAGGCGAAGTATTCGAACAGCAGCCGGAACGACGCCTCCAGATCCCGTTGGCTGCCTGTCAGCAGCGCCTCGTCGTCGTGAAAGCCGACGGGCGAGACAGGTACCGCGGGCAGTGCAACCCAACGCCCGTTGCCCTCCGCCTCGACGAACGACACCGACGCGCGCTGCAGCAGCGCGTCGATAAGCGCCGCGACGGTCGACTGTGGCCCGTTGACGAAGACCCGTGCTGTCGCCGGCGCAACACCGCTCAGGTGCATCCCGGCCGTGGCCGTCGCGAACGTCAGCGAGATCACCGCGGTCGTGCCGGACGGCAGCCGCACGCTGGCGGGCGCGGACGAGAATGGGCTGTAGCGTGCGCCTTCTATCCGCAGCGGCGAGAGCGTAACGTCGTATGCCGTCCTGAACGGATATTCACCGGTCCGCGTTTTCACTTCCGTGCCACGGCGGAGCACGGCGGGCTGCGTCAGGCGCTGTGTCGCGCCACTGCCTTCGACGCGAGCGATCGAGCACGACGGGAACGGCCGCAGGTAGTCCGGGTAGGTGATTTCGAGCAGGGATTCCGTGAATTCGGCGTAGTCGTCGTCGAGCTTTGCACCGATACGTGCGTTCTGCAGCGCCGCCTGCTGGATGAGACGCTCGACGTGCGGGTCTTCCGAGTGCTGGCCCGAGATCAACAGGCGCGCCGCCTGCTTCGGATAGCGCCGGGCGAACTCGCTGAGCGAACCGCGCAGCAGCGCCAGTTCGCGCTCATAGTGGGGGAGCAGGTTGTCATCCATGCAGCAGGAACAAGAACGGACGTATCAAATGAATGCGGGCGGTAGAAAACCGCCCGCGGGAAGATCGGGAATACGCCGGCGCGTCAGGTACGCCCGGACGACGACAGGCTCGAAATCAGCGTCGCGCCGCATGACGTCTTGTGACCATCGAACGCGGCCGGCTTGCCTTCGACGATGAAGTCGGAATCGCCCTCTGCGATCACGCAGTTCTGGTGTCCGTCCATCGGACAGACGCACTGGTCGCCGAGCCGCGCGACCGGGCGGTCCATGACCTTGCTCATTGCGCTGCCCGTCGTGACCTTGCCGCCATGACTCGTCGCATCGCCTACCCGGATGATTCCGCGCATTGCGTCCGTCCTTGTTCCGTCGTTTACCAGGAATAGCCCTGCTGCCGGTATTGCTCGTCATAGCGCCGTCCCCACCACGGCAGGTACGCATTGCTTTCGCCCCGCGCCCGGAACCAGTCTGCGCCTGCGTCGATCGGCACCACCTGCTGCGGCGGCTTCACCACCACCGCCACCGGATGCTCGGCATCCGTCGTGCCCGCCACCAGTACATGCTCGCCCAGATGGTTCGCGCGGCCGATTGCCAATACCACGTCGGTCAGCGCTGTACCCGCGCCCATCTCGCCGAGCAGCCCCGGCGTGTTGAAGGTCTGCTTCTGGAAGTCGAATTCCGGCAGCGTCTCGGTCAGCGTGCGGCCCAGTGTGCCAATTCGCGACGACGAGGTATCGTTGCCCTTGCCTGCGTCGTGGATCACGTAGTTGAGGTCCGTCACCGGTACGTTCGCGTTCTGCGCAGCAGCGGCAATCGTGGCCTTCCATGCCTCGACGGCGCGCGTCGTTCCGGCCTTCGCCTCGAAGTCGTGCACGTTGCCCGTCGCAGCCTTGCCGATCCAGGCGAGCGGGGCGCGCTCGGTTTTCATGTCCGGGCCGGCAAGGATCAATAGCACCATGTTTTCATTGAGTTGCCCGTCCTTCGGCGGAAAACTCGGTGCATCCCAGTTCATCACCCACACGCTCTTCTGCGGGTTCGCCTGCAGGTAGTCGAGCGCCGCGTTCAGCGAGGTAAAGCCCGCGTTGGGGCCGCCGGGCGTCACACGCACATCGGGCGGGGTGTCCTTGCTCCAGAGATTCGGGGACCAGACGTTGCCGATATTGAACTCGCTGGCAATTTCATTGCGCAGATAGTCGTGTGCCTTAGCAGGGTCAAGGCGACCAGCCGGGAAGGCAAACTCGACGCGGATACCCGCCAGTTCACGCCACTGCCTTTTGTCCTCCGGTGCGACCGTGTAGAAGTATTTTTTATTCATCACGTACCGTTCGCCGAACAACAGCATAAGCGTATCGACATACTTCTCGTAAAAGCCCTTGAAGGTTTCCGATCCCCGGACGCCGCTAACAAGTGCCCCAATCGATTGGAGCGTCGCAAAGCTCTTCGGATCAGTCCGTACCATATCGTCATTGCGGTTCGGCTTGACGAGCCCCATTGTCCAGAGAATCTGCCACTCCGTCGGATAATCGCGCCGCTGCAGCGGGTTCAGCCATTCGAGCCCCACCACCTGCGCAACGAACGGCTTACCCGTGGTTGTCGCTGCTGCTGCCGTCGATGCGGTCTCGCGAGGCGTGGCTGCCTGCGCACGCCCGGACACCAACGCCGTCGCCAGCACGAACACCACAAACGCCAGCAGGGCCGGCAGCATCACCAGTCGTTTCATTACCTCTCCCATTGTCCAGCCGTCGGGCATCGCCCGGCTTCCGTTTACTGTCAGCATCCACATCACCAGGGCGGCCGCAATCATCGCGCCTACCGCCAGTCCCGCCCGACGCGGCCACGTTTCAAGCAGCGTGCTCATACTAGTGCCCTCGCCGCCAGATAAAGTGAACCCTCACGGTGATCCTCGATGCCATCGGGAATTTTGGCTTCGTCAACACGGTGCGCCCATTCGTAAAGCGACGCTTCGCCTGTCATCCCCTTATCATTCGGCACGTCTTTCATCGTCCCATCCGTGAAATACCTGGTGTATTTCCAGGCTGGATTGTCTTTATCCACGCCCTTCCACATCCGCCAGTCCGCCTCGATGCGTAGCGCCTTCCAGTCGTCCGCCGACAGATGACACACCCCGATCGCCACGTCATAGGCCAGCGCCTTCTGCGCGTGATCCGGGTTGGTCATCGTGGTCGAGTGATTCGTCGGGTTGTTGCGCTGGCCATCGATCAGGATCTTGGATATCCTGCTCTTATGCCAGGCGCTGTAGTCAGCGGATGCATCCGCAGGATTGTCCTCCCCTACCACCTTGCCATCGGCATTCACCCAGTCGGCCGGCGCAGAACTCAAAATCTGCACTTCGCGGCGCGCCTCCTGGCGCAGGACCGCATGATCCTCATACCGCTGCGCCGCCTCGCTCTGCTCCGTGCCCTGTGCGTCCGTGGCCGCTGCGTCTTCCCCGTTGCCCAGTTTCGAAGTATCTACCTTGTACGAATCGTACGGATCGTTCTCACTCCTGTCGGCCGCGCTCTTGCCTGCATTGCGTGCCGCCGACGGCGGGTCATAGCTCTCGTTGAATTGACTTGTAACCTTTGTGCCATCGAGGCCTTCCAGTTCGATCGCCTTCATCGGACGGCCGTACTTGATCGTCTGCGGCGCGAACGGTTCGTCGAGCCGCGGCGCCTCCAGCGGCACTTCCCATGTCTTGTTGGGCCCGATCCTCGGTGGCGGCTCGTTCACCCGCATATCCAACAGCAAGAGTCCAACCTTGAGGAAGGGTGCCGCGACGGCCGCGCCGAACACTCCCGGCAAAGAATGGTCTCCACGCAACTCTCTCACCAGCCCGTATTCCGCTTTCGACGACGCCGGGTAGAAGAAGTCCTTGTCATTCTTCCTTACCGACGCCCGCCAGTCGTGATCCCAGTAGTTGTACATCTTGAGAGACTCTTCGCCGACCACCCAGTTTGTCGCGAACACGCGCTGCGTAAAGATGCCCTGTCCCTTGGCCGCATCGATTTCTTTAGCACTCATCCCGCGCCAGCCAATCCCCTGCACCGGAGTCGCCGAAATCA includes:
- the tssF gene encoding type VI secretion system baseplate subunit TssF, translated to MDDNLLPHYERELALLRGSLSEFARRYPKQAARLLISGQHSEDPHVERLIQQAALQNARIGAKLDDDYAEFTESLLEITYPDYLRPFPSCSIARVEGSGATQRLTQPAVLRRGTEVKTRTGEYPFRTAYDVTLSPLRIEGARYSPFSSAPASVRLPSGTTAVISLTFATATAGMHLSGVAPATARVFVNGPQSTVAALIDALLQRASVSFVEAEGNGRWVALPAVPVSPVGFHDDEALLTGSQRDLEASFRLLFEYFAFPQKFEFLDIDLALLLRAAGPCGRLTLHVPISGLHQESAPAVAMSDLSAANFLLSCTPVINLFPCPAAPVLFEEMKQPVYPLVPQTLKPEQAQVYAVDAVRLTRQTDSGTTVAPVPPYDSLSHHNAPQYGDERGPVPFFWLAERDARLSRFVAGQDTLLSFVGMDGLPVELDDGEQIDADLRCTNGNRPASLVHGAAEGDLVYGDKALVGRIAMLVRPTASTSGPRERGRHWALLSMMSAGPFSLDQSGLPALKDLLRQHVPDGRQQALRQIDGIVGLCRDEVLEWMTVPAPRLVRGLRVKLTVDEQALAGLSIDTFARVLESVFVRYAPAHSFAQLVMLSAQNGSVLVRGRLMPGGIPAL
- a CDS encoding PAAR domain-containing protein, whose protein sequence is MRGIIRVGDATSHGGKVTTGSAMSKVMDRPVARLGDQCVCPMDGHQNCVIAEGDSDFIVEGKPAAFDGHKTSCGATLISSLSSSGRT
- a CDS encoding virulence factor gives rise to the protein MSTLLETWPRRAGLAVGAMIAAALVMWMLTVNGSRAMPDGWTMGEVMKRLVMLPALLAFVVFVLATALVSGRAQAATPRETASTAAAATTTGKPFVAQVVGLEWLNPLQRRDYPTEWQILWTMGLVKPNRNDDMVRTDPKSFATLQSIGALVSGVRGSETFKGFYEKYVDTLMLLFGERYVMNKKYFYTVAPEDKRQWRELAGIRVEFAFPAGRLDPAKAHDYLRNEIASEFNIGNVWSPNLWSKDTPPDVRVTPGGPNAGFTSLNAALDYLQANPQKSVWVMNWDAPSFPPKDGQLNENMVLLILAGPDMKTERAPLAWIGKAATGNVHDFEAKAGTTRAVEAWKATIAAAAQNANVPVTDLNYVIHDAGKGNDTSSSRIGTLGRTLTETLPEFDFQKQTFNTPGLLGEMGAGTALTDVVLAIGRANHLGEHVLVAGTTDAEHPVAVVVKPPQQVVPIDAGADWFRARGESNAYLPWWGRRYDEQYRQQGYSW
- a CDS encoding effector protein Tle3 domain-containing protein, with protein sequence MTDSSLDPSAPQAGAATDAAGGAGSSPRIQVGSGQGIKLFSNSDYVCPKQMPLPGVVIFVHGVNSEGEWFTAAEEGLCRGLNRRLGRLDDQMTYKGVEGGQMSPVQYTESLTPDGYLNPKLLPDTYVKDDPSFSPVIHFRWGYKASKDELKLYGANVFLNEQNYWGGGPFANGCSSLADLWAKGLDDRVFGFLTVQGMNSTDRLVYATPPRAYMVLAALRLANLIRSIREKQADVPITVVCHSQGNMVGMTAAFFGSKMTSVKDPHGKTGKCVADTYVLASAPYSVVATNALDNWSQRKNKDPKGEHGRQTYNSRIQTLANFFQIIGRQADNELAPDAINREMENDQPSPTKGGKPYKAESDRKDHGLKIGEHNYKTYGRVTLYCCPHDQVISATPVQGIGWRGMSAKEIDAAKGQGIFTQRVFATNWVVGEESLKMYNYWDHDWRASVRKNDKDFFYPASSKAEYGLVRELRGDHSLPGVFGAAVAAPFLKVGLLLLDMRVNEPPPRIGPNKTWEVPLEAPRLDEPFAPQTIKYGRPMKAIELEGLDGTKVTSQFNESYDPPSAARNAGKSAADRSENDPYDSYKVDTSKLGNGEDAAATDAQGTEQSEAAQRYEDHAVLRQEARREVQILSSAPADWVNADGKVVGEDNPADASADYSAWHKSRISKILIDGQRNNPTNHSTTMTNPDHAQKALAYDVAIGVCHLSADDWKALRIEADWRMWKGVDKDNPAWKYTRYFTDGTMKDVPNDKGMTGEASLYEWAHRVDEAKIPDGIEDHREGSLYLAARALV